Within the Glycine soja cultivar W05 chromosome 3, ASM419377v2, whole genome shotgun sequence genome, the region agtatgagtaattatttgtaatcctctttgttcatggtttttgtggcttAGAAATTTGACGTGTGACCCTTCCGGTTATAAATATTTAGAGGTGAGTCTTTAAGTTTTTGAagttaaggaattttttttgaattatttaattggagtaataatttttttgttagaatggCGTATCAATGTTTACTTTAAGTTTAATAGAGGaagcaaataaatttttttatttttatcattcacaaaatatttaattgaagtaataattgttttatttaataacaaattttaacacgTGAAGTTTAAGcctattaatttttgtaattaggttttttactttgaagttatttttttaataatgtttactTATTTACAAGCCTTTGTTAATGGATGGACATGCCTTACAAATAATTACCTGATTCCCTTCTAGTTTTTTGAAGTTAGAATGAAATATTAATCTgtagtttaagtttaagtttaagtttaattttaagtttaagtttaagtttaagtttGTAGATGAAGCAAGCAAatacacttatttattttaaaattactgttgttatgattaattatttttaattttgatcatgtaggtatatcatgaattcaattattacagtgttgtatttcaatggaagagtatatgaagacaatgatggtgtattatttgaaggcagtaaaaagaccattcagattaaacgtggaattagtttcaacgctttgaaaaaaaattggagataaggtaaagttagaaaataatgaaattaattctactataagttgtagatttttagtttcaggaaaatatgttgcgttgcaaatttgtgaggacaaagatgttgaaactatgattgaaagttttcaacaacaacaaatgtcagttctagaattgtacGTAAAAAAGGATGTTGttggtggttctatgtttcATGCTGCAAATTCTGTTACGTCATGTGGACATAATGTATCTCATCATGACTTAGAACTGCCaagaaatataagtaatttacatgatgatgaagatgatgatgatgattaccttacgtctaactcatacgttgaagagtctttcgATGAAGATGATAGTGTTGATGGAATATCcgatacagacgatgaagtcaccgaCATCGTTGAACCAGCTTCAATTGTTCACCCAACCGAAGGTAAATGTTtgtgaaatacaaaattagttgaatacatctatctttttatgagaattgtatttaatggtaaCTAAATAGGAGTAGTTTGTTgacgtgatttttttttaaattattaggtgtaccagaaattcaaaatccattttggaatgatgctttgcattataataatatcaattggagtcatccggacgaggaggacatttgtggtttggacatgccaacgacttttaatgttggacaagaattatatgttggcatggattttgacaATAAAGATGCGATCAAAAATCCACTGAAACAATAtgtgatgaaggtgcatcaaagttttaagGTTGTTGAAACGAAATCACACAAATATATCGTTTGTTGCCCCAACAACAGCGCAGAGTCTCcttgccctttttatatgaggacaattttatctaaaaaaacttatgcatggaaagtgacacaatggggtggaccgcacacatgtctaaatatgactatgacacaagaccatgagaagcttgattcaaatttaattgcgacttgcgtagtaggtacgttttttatgttcatattatcctaattttgtgttatttgttattttaatttgttattttattttattatttgaattataggcatgatcagagaagatccatcagtaaaaatttctttgattcaagaaaggataaatattgaattttcctataaggtttcatacagaaaagcatggatggcaaaacaaaaggcgattgcaattgaatataGCGATTGGGAAGAGTCGTATGCGAAACTCTCATCAttgctaacacacatgcaaaatcattctcctgactcttactttcaaatactacatgacgattttattgttGGTAATAGGGTGAGTCGCGAACATTGTCAGTTTCATAGAGTATTTTGGACATTTGgtcaatgcaaagaggcttttaagtactgtaagccaatcatacaagttgatggcacacatttgtacgacaaataccgtgggaccctcttaatggccacatcacaagatggaaatggtggtgtccttcctctagcatttGTGGTGGTTAAAGGTGAGACGTTGACaacgtggtcatggtttttggcacacttgcgtgaacacgtcatagataaaaatggaatttgtctaatatctgatcgtcacacgagtataaagtctgttgtcgctaacgaagcacttggttggcaacctccccacggttatcatgtgtactgcgtccgacacatagccagcattttcaatcacaaattcaacaacgcgaaacaaaaagagatgttcaagaaattgggtaagatttattttatacattaagtTAATTTGAGTTTCATATCTACCTACAACTTTTGATGGTAACAAATTTGATGCAgcgtacactccttgcaagcatgtgtttgatcaaaacttagaaaaatttcgtcaaTTGAGTCTAGCCATAGCAagatggattgatcgcatttcaaaggaaaaatggagcatggcttacgatacatctggacgaagatatggtcacatgacaaccaacctatTAGAATGTGTGAATAAGGTGTTGAAAGATTGTCGCAGCATTCCAATAACAGCGTTGGTCAAgtcaacatatagtaggtgccgaaagtactttgttgatcgtgGTCGCCAAGCCCAGAGACAATTAAACGAAGGCCAAGTAtattgttctaagcttgttaaagaacttaggaaaaatcaagaacaagcttgttcgcacatcgttcgcgtgtatgatatccactcgacaaggtttgaagtagaggagaccttcaatcctataacgcaacgtggcggacaaaagtgggcagttaacttgaatggtcattattgtcaatgcagaaggtattctgcgcttcactatccatgttcacacattattgcagcttgtggttacgtgagcatgaactactaccaatatatagatgttgtttacacgaatgagcacatcttaaaagcatactccgcacagtggtggcctcttgggaatgaagcggcaattcctccttctgatgaggcatggacattaatccctgacccaactacaattcgtgcaaaaggtcggccaaaatcaacaaggataaggaatgagatggattgggtcgaaccatctgaccaccgacaaaaatgtagtagatgtggagcagAAAGGCACAATAGGCACtgatgtccaatgcaatctgactgtgggagtaattcatttaattgatttatgtatgttagatGAGTGACTTCTATTGCTTTAGGTTTTGTTCAATGTATTTACTTTGTGGTCTTCAATGAAATCGTCAGTTACTTATTTttgaatgtgtacttctaatgaaataaaattacatttagaagtttaaataaatggagtggatcaatctaggttgagtgacattggtgttcatcgttagttagaaacgttagttattttcttttctctactttagtgtttagggtttaggatttaAAATTTAGGGTTAAGGGATTAGGGTTTAAGATTTAGGGTTTATTGTCTAagccttagggtttagggttgagggtttagtgtttagggATTATAAtttagggttaagggtttatggtttagggtttagggtttaaggggTTATAATTTAGGGTTAAGGGGTAAGGGTTAAGTGTTGAGGGTTTAAAATTTAGGGTTAAgggttaagggtttagggtttaaaatttagtgtttagggtttaggatttaGAATTTAGgatttggggtttagggtttagtttttatattttagggttaagggtttaAAATGTAGGGTTAAGGGTTTAGTGTTTAAATTTTAGGGTTAATGGATTAGGGTTTAAGATTTTGGTTTTATTGTCTAACCCTtagagtttagggtttagtgttgagggtttaggttttagggtttaggatttaggttttagggtttagtttttatattttagggttACATGTTTAAAATGTAGGGTTaagggtttagtttttatattttagggtttagggtttaaaatGTAGGGTTAAGGGTTTAGTGTTTAAATTTTTGGGTTAAGGGATTAGGGTTTAAGATTTAGGGTTTATTGTCTAAcccttagggtttagggtttagtgttgagggtttagggtttatggattataatttagggttaagggtttatggtttagggtttagggtctaAGTCTTAGGGTTTATGGTGTATGGTTTAGAATTTAGTGTTTAGAGTTAAGGGtttaaggtttagggtttagtgtctAAGTCGTAGGGTTTAGTGTTTATGGTTAAGGGATTAGTGTTTTAAGGTATAGGGTTTGGTGTCTAAGccttggggtttagggtttagtttttaaaattttgggttaagggtttaaggtttagggtttagtgcaAGTCTTAGGGTTTAGTGTGTAGGGTCTATTCCTTAGGGGttaggatttagggtttaggggttatggTTTAGAATTTAGAGTTAAGGGTTTAGGGTCTAagtgttagggtttagtgtcAAGTCATAGGGTTTATTGTTTAGGGTCTAagccttagggtttagggtttagggtttacagTTTagggttgaaataaaattattccagACTCATATgcatctaatgaaataaaattacatttagaagttgaaataaatggagtgGATCAAGCCAGGTTGAGTGAcattagttattttcttttgtctacCTTAGTGCACATATGACATTGATGTTCATCGTTACTTAGAAACAttagttttttccttttctctaccttagttattttttaacttcattcattattatagtttgatacGCGACATAAACTGTATCCATAAGTAAGCCTTAATAAACTGAATACCATACATTAcgtgtgaaattcaaatgagaaATATGCAGCAACATATTTAAACGGAGACATGCAAATCATTCATTTTGGTGTCCGTGATGccgtgaggatgtgccacatggtcgatcccatcttcgtgcttggcgatcaggatttcttctgcccCGATGCCTCCCCGCTTCTTCTTCGTCAGCCTCCGCAGAAAATTcgtgacgcaaatcaacacctaataagtcaccCATATTAGGTATTGGTCCCGGTACACTCCATTGTGTTTCTaatggggcattaggtgttggaattgggccCTGGTATTGCTGTGAAGGGGTCATagtgggccatgaaaaatgagcttgtgtttccgcaacaccaccaaACGAATGCTGACTTGCAGAAGTATCAGTGTGATACCCtgaaaaggatactgatacatctgtgtcGGATACTGAGCAAATGTttgtggcgtgtaatacattccatggccacgctctgccatttgttgggaatattcttTCGCTTCAACAGCCTCCCTTCGTCTGTCTATGCcctgagtttcaacacttgattGAAGAATGTGAAACTGTTGTGCAGGAAATTGACGCTCTGATGCAGGACCATGTGACATTGGCTCAGTGATTATATCTTGCTCTTtggataaaattgtaattttctcCATATAAGGCACGAGATTATCAACTGTCCATGTattcctcccttgaggagacacCATGTATTATAATGTCTTCGCAACTTCAACCTGCAATTATTAGGGTCAGAAAATTAATGggcatcattaaaaaaatgttcaagttaaatattcaaaaaaactaaaaaataccaatgtagccgTGTTTGCATTTTGtgggtcaacaaacatctttgtctttcgcctataccagaccatgtagtcCGAGTTAAAGCTCAATAGGCCTTCTTGTCGGGGATAAGCGTCGACCCTAAAAGCATGACGATTGTTCCGCTGATCAATCATTGGGGCGAACAATTGTCCCCAATTTTCGTCATGTTTCCCTTTTAATGTTATGCCATGAATGTTTAAGGGTTGCGAAGGAGACTCTGGAATTGGTTGTTGTATCCCAAATTGTCTTAATACTTTGTtcggttggtgccactcaataacttggaaacaaattagtggcacTATCGCGTACCACGCGATACTTCCGAGTACACAAATGGGAGGCAACAATGATATAACGGTTGTTGTGTAAGGTTCCCACACAAACTGGATATAACAACATAGTTGTcaacattttagtaaaatagcacatatcattttttattttacaaatacaatACCATGTTCTTACCTCATGATGTTTCATAATATCCAACTTGCGACGAAAAACTCTCACATCATCATTGCCgatatgttggtttccacgtcgcagccacctgcaaagattaaaatttaatataccctaAAACCATTTATTCTATTGAAATGAAAGACGCTTTTAAAAATGACTAACCTGTGCCCCAATGGTTTATTTTCTACTTGGGAAGGAGTCCTTTTTGGAGCCAAGGTTGGACATcattcccatgcccacatttgtagtaagatgcacatacctccgattgattagttttataatcggtggcactgcacatctctctgtataGAAAAGCAAGTACggcagctccccatgcatatGTGCAACAATCTTgaaagtcacgtaaaaattgaaggtacctTAGCGAAACTTTGTTACTGCTTTTGTCAACGAACAAGGCACCTCCAATGAACCTCAGTATCCATGCACGAGCAAACCTTCGTACTTGTTCTTCGTCGTCGTCGTTATTTATTTGTgcaaaatggtgagccagccaacttaatttaaccacactacctttaatttcaccttcttgtggtctgactcccaataattccTCACATAAATCAGCCCAATTAAGATTTGTTGGACCGATTAATGGTAAACCATCCACACGTATACCTAACAATACAGAGACGTCTTGGAGAGTAATAGTACACTCTTTGCATCTCCTGTGAAACGTATGTGTTTTCggcctccatctttctatcAAAGCACTAATTAAtgagacatttatttttaagtatcacATCTTCATAATCCAGTAAAAACCAGATTGtcgaagaaaaggaaaaatttgctCTGGAATTTGTTCTTCCCCTTAATACGTGGGGACAGCTCGTTTGATATGTAATTTCCGATAttcttccccattccaaacatgttctgagaCATGCTTAGGTTGCATCCATAACACATCACTATCGATCGGGCCagacttaattttaatatgtgaTGGACATGACGATGAAAATGCCATTGATACTGCAATAAATTTACAAATcaatttatacattatttgtagataatataaataaaactacacacatttataaaaacgttattaaatatatataaataaatttctaataaataaaactgggcaattttgaatatattctatagataaattaaaatacatacgaagacaaatttaaataaataacaaaatatatttatttgataacaaaatatattatacaaataataaaatttaaatatattctacaaataCTTTCAAATACATacagaaaaatttaaataaataacattatatattctacaattaacaaataaataattaaataaaatatggactaccaaataaattaaaatagaaacaaatattgaaatgcaaaaaattatttaaacaatgtgtaatacaaaaataataataatgtacaatgtatcatatatttaatcacgtaaattttctaaaacaaataatattaacctacaaactaaaactaacaaataatatatatagcattctaactaaaaataattaactcaaataatattaacttatcaactcatttatttaaaattgtactatctatatataacatacaaaattataatactaaaaagataaatttacgtGTGTGAAGTGTCtaatattacaaatatttatttatgtgtgaagtatttaatattacaaaaactaaaaatttacgtgtgtctaaaatttacaaatatataccTAAAGTTAATATTAACTTGAGCTAATATTACATGTGACTTGGCTAAAATATCATGCATCTAAAGGCTAAAATATCATTCGTgctaatatatataaactttacgTGAACCTATTAATACTAAGTAACCTACTATTTTTATAACTAACCTATTTTTACGTGAGCCTATATATAAACTTTATGTGAGCCTATTTTTATAACATACCTATTAATACTAACTAActtactatttttataatttaatgtatactcattaaaatttattaaaatttatcgtTAAAAGCGttactaaatatatataaataaatttgtaataaataaaactggacaattttgaatatattctatagataaattaaaatacatgtgaagaaaaatttaaataaataacagaatatatttatttgataacaaaatatatttaaacaacgtgtaatacaaaaataataataatgtacaatatatcatatatttaatcacgtaaattttctaaaacaaataatattaacctacaaattaaaaataaaacctacCATGTACTAACGTAAACTACCCtatcatatatgtatatattttaaaaaaattcaaactaaaaataactaaatcaaataatataacttatcaactcatttatttaaaactcaAAAATTGTTTAGCCTAATATTATTACAAAAGCTCAAAATTATTTAGCCTAATATTACAAAAGCTCAAAATTTAAGTGTGCCTAAATTTTAGGTATATATACCTAAAGCTAATATTAACTTGTGTCTAATATTACAAAAGCTAATATTATGTGTGCCTAACTAAAGCTAATATTACGTGTATGTAACTAAAATATCATACATATATAACACATATAATATCTCAGATTATATAAAacaaccaaataatattttcatactaactaactaaataatattttcatgttaattaacCTAACCTTCGAATACctattaatacataaaaattaacaatagaatacatattaaaactaactaacCTAATCTTGAAATACCTATTAATACTAACTAATGTAATCTaatctttttataatattaagatcagaatacataaatattatttaattcaaaaaataattaccaGGGATTATGGAGGAGAAAAAGCACACACGAAAATTGAAGAACAAAGGAAAGGGTAGCACTGGAGGAGAAGCTCTGGAATTTGGGGGAGGAGAAGCTATGTAAGTTTGAAATGTAAGTTAACGTTGTTcatggagtttttttttatagcagAAAAAAAGTAAATGCTCAACGTTCAAAAGCAACGTTAAAAATCACATGCAAGCCCTAGCTCCTGAACACTGCAAGCCTACCACCTGGAACATTGCAACCCTAGCTTCTGCAAAACGCTGGGCAGCAGGTGTCTCGCCAATGGTAATGGCGGCACCCTCCAGGTCAGCAGCCTTCTCGCCATCGTCAATGGCGGCATCCTCCACGTCACCAAGCTTCTCGTCATTGACAATGGCAGCACGCGTTTCTCGCCAGTCCCACTGGCGACATCCATGGTAAAACAGACCCCTTTGCAAATACTTTAAAAAGAGACCCTCTttggtaattaatttttaaaaggacCCATCTACAGTAAATTTGTCTCACAGAAGACCGCAACATGTATGTGAGGTCTTGACGTAGGCAGCGCACGGATCAGCCATAGTTTGTTCACACCTTTCATATTATCAGTTTTGGACGATGATGTATTTGACTaaacattttgtatattttaagttattttggtTAATAATATTAGTTTATAATATTAGTGTTAATGTTTACATGTCATTTTtcaattatgtttaaattacttgatCCGAAATTCATTCCAAATTCATCGAAATATTATGAATGGAAATAAGTAAATTAGAAttgtcatttaaaaattaaaacatatccacattattaattactaattaattaatttaatgaaaattcgtttaaataaagtttaaattttcaaaaaacacaatcttctacggatcaagttgatccacaaaagacttacggatcaaggcCGTAAATCTTTTGCGGATCACCTTGATCCGTAGAAGATTtgtgaatcaagttgatccgtaaaagacttACAGATCAAGGTGATTCGCATGTCTTTTACGAATCAAGTTAAtccggaaaagaaaaaaaggcagggacagttattttttaaggatgctgggtgcaccaacaataatgCTGGATGCACCTAGCAACAGCCAAAACACGGCCTGTATTTCTTATGTACTGTTGTATCGAAGTGACCTTGAAATCTAGAGCCTAATAATAGTTGTGTCTTCGAATTAGGGGAGGGGTTCCATTCAATCGATCAAGAGTTCTCGTAATCACCACCacaagaaaatttattatagcaGTACCAGCATGTAACATGGTCAAAACTCAAAACTTGGTATCAATTACAATTACAGAAATGCCGAAAGGGTTTTCCAAAACATTGTCAAAACTTGGTAACTATCATATAATCGATGGAAATGCTGAAGGGTTTTCCTTACAGTTTATACATCATGCAATTGAAATGAGAATGTGTATACTGCACAGCACCATGACTTTAAGCCACTGATGTATGTTTCGACCACCTAAACTGGTAAAGATTTTTGTCCTCAATTGCAAAAACAAATTAGGAACAAACAAGAGCACACTCTTAggcagttttttattttttctggttATCATCTTGAGCGTTATCACCTATAGTAGATGCCACTTCTTTGCTGTTTTGATCATTCAGAGGAGAACCAGCTTCAGTAGCAGGCAAATGTTTGTTGCTTTGAGCATTGAGAGGCGGAGTGGCTTCAATGGGTTCCACTTGTTTGGAGTGTTGATCATTTAGAGGGGTAGCTTCAGTGGTTGCCACTTGTTTACTACTTTGATTATCATTTTGAGGAGTACTGGCTTCAGCATTTGTCACAACTGGGGATGAATCCATCAGACTAGCTGCAATTGCAGCCCTTAGATCCTCATCTTCCATGTCTAATAGCATTTCGGTTTCCCCATGAGAAAGAAACTGATCATAATTCTGTTGGCGCTCGTTAACTCTCTGGTGTGGAGCCTGTACTGAGTTGCAAGATTTAGTTATCCTCTCAGCATCTTCGGGTGAAAGCCACTGCCCAAATCCATTAGAAGCTTCAGATGAGGAGATGGGGAACTCTTTTGGAAAATTTCCTCTAACCAGGAATATGCTCCACCCAAAGCCTTTCAAAGAGTCAAGATAGGCAGAGAGGTAAAACTTGGAAAGGTGCTGTGGGGCTGCATAGAGACTGTCAAAATTATACCACTCCCTGTTCACTTTACGGATACAAAACCAATGGTCTTGCAAATGACAAATGAAGGCATTTTCCAGCTCAGGGTCAATCTGGGCAGGCTCAGCAACTGGAGAGTCAAGAGGGATAACTTGTAGGTCCCACACTTCCAGAGCCTTTTGTAAAACCTACAGAAAAGGCTTTGCATAATTAAGTAAATCATAAAATTGCAAAGGATCCAAATCCTAAATTGCATGcccaaaattaatatttgatgcATGCAACAAACTTCCCGTGAtttcactaaacaaaaaaaaaactacttgtAACCATAGTTATAAAAAACAGGCTGGAATAGCTGGTTCAAACACCAATCAAGACAACAACCCAGAAAACAGATGGATCAGAAAACCAGTCTAACTGATCACGAACCAATGAAAAGCAGTTAAAACAAGACAAAAATTgtgaataatataataatgagaaatatataataagtaataaagaatat harbors:
- the LOC114406277 gene encoding ataxin-3 homolog, which codes for MMGEGASNGGMLYHEVQESKLCAVHCVNTVLQGPFFSEFDLAALASDLDRKERQVMLPALSSADFESHNVSLDGDFSIQVLQKALEVWDLQVIPLDSPVAEPAQIDPELENAFICHLQDHWFCIRKVNREWYNFDSLYAAPQHLSKFYLSAYLDSLKGFGWSIFLVRGNFPKEFPISSSEASNGFGQWLSPEDAERITKSCNSVQAPHQRVNERQQNYDQFLSHGETEMLLDMEDEDLRAAIAASLMDSSPVVTNAEASTPQNDNQSSKQVATTEATPLNDQHSKQVEPIEATPPLNAQSNKHLPATEAGSPLNDQNSKEVASTIGDNAQDDNQKK